One segment of Paenibacillus rhizovicinus DNA contains the following:
- a CDS encoding PspA/IM30 family protein: protein MGILNRLFNITQAAANELLDKMEDPAMMMNQYVRSMQEEIGNVQHELLKQEALAKGWLQQATEAAALAEQSEAKALEAMRAGQEAHAREALTAKLHYEEKAREYRTWYDNAKRQTSELAIRLETAKAELPQLLKKQEELMNRIRLAKANSRAAMPSFSAGPAVLDGGSAARGFQRMEEKIAQWEAHIAVRGSYGAPGFGSTYNTDAAAGAAAGKSSLVDEQLELLRKKLPADSE, encoded by the coding sequence ATGGGAATTTTGAATCGTTTGTTTAACATCACGCAAGCCGCGGCCAATGAGCTGCTCGATAAAATGGAAGATCCGGCAATGATGATGAACCAGTACGTCCGCAGCATGCAAGAGGAAATCGGGAACGTGCAGCATGAGCTGCTGAAGCAAGAAGCGCTCGCCAAAGGCTGGCTGCAGCAAGCGACGGAAGCCGCCGCGCTGGCCGAGCAAAGCGAAGCCAAAGCGCTGGAAGCGATGAGAGCCGGCCAAGAGGCGCATGCCCGCGAAGCGTTGACGGCGAAGCTGCACTACGAAGAGAAGGCGCGCGAGTACCGCACTTGGTATGACAACGCGAAGCGTCAAACTTCCGAGCTCGCGATCCGACTGGAGACGGCCAAAGCAGAGCTGCCTCAGCTGTTGAAGAAACAAGAAGAACTGATGAACCGCATTCGGCTGGCGAAAGCAAATTCGCGCGCCGCGATGCCGAGCTTCAGCGCAGGTCCGGCCGTCCTCGATGGCGGCAGCGCCGCACGCGGCTTCCAGCGCATGGAAGAGAAGATCGCCCAATGGGAAGCTCATATTGCCGTTCGCGGCTCGTACGGCGCCCCAGGCTTCGGCAGCACGTACAACACGGATGCCGCGGCAGGCGCGGCCGCCGGGAAGAGCTCGCTCGTTGACGAGCAGTTGGAGCTGCTTCGCAAGAAACTGCCGGCAGACAGCGAGTAA
- a CDS encoding helix-turn-helix transcriptional regulator codes for MSNLHRIRWFDSQLREGNYPNSSTLAAQFEISKRQAQRDIEYLACSLSAPLLYVAKYRGYCYEDKTYALPLLYMTEEEQKILNYLARRYREYNYDGAPAVNRIANLLDRFAPNDAQTDFRLPVFDMNPTLIDTTERLSDAISRQLAVTLVYRESADAEPLTVWPMKLFARTNCDYLAAYSATQRKRRTLRLDCIVSMTVTKDRFDASGLEELEWNSGGSEGSTKKPFTAKLKLPESASGSAWNGYRMRSTAEPLVYLLEFHDTDAFLQQLWTSESAWVTLLAPKWLIDKLERKCSAILKQLTPTNER; via the coding sequence ATGAGCAACTTGCATCGGATTCGCTGGTTTGACAGTCAGCTCAGAGAAGGCAATTATCCGAACAGCTCCACGCTGGCCGCGCAGTTCGAGATTTCCAAGCGCCAGGCGCAGCGCGATATCGAATACTTGGCCTGCTCCTTATCAGCCCCCCTGCTCTATGTTGCGAAGTATCGCGGCTATTGCTACGAGGATAAAACATACGCGCTTCCGCTCCTGTATATGACCGAAGAAGAGCAGAAGATTTTGAACTATTTGGCTCGCCGCTATCGGGAATACAATTACGACGGCGCTCCCGCCGTCAATCGCATCGCCAACCTGCTGGACCGCTTCGCCCCGAATGACGCGCAGACGGATTTTCGGCTGCCCGTCTTCGATATGAACCCCACGCTGATCGATACGACGGAACGGCTGTCCGATGCCATCTCCCGCCAACTCGCCGTCACGCTCGTCTACAGAGAAAGCGCCGATGCCGAGCCGCTTACGGTTTGGCCGATGAAGCTTTTCGCCAGAACCAATTGCGATTATCTCGCCGCCTACTCCGCGACCCAGCGGAAACGGCGAACCTTGCGGCTCGACTGCATCGTCAGCATGACCGTCACGAAGGACCGCTTCGATGCATCCGGACTGGAAGAACTGGAATGGAACAGCGGCGGCAGCGAAGGCAGCACGAAGAAACCATTCACCGCGAAGCTCAAACTGCCCGAGTCCGCTTCAGGCTCGGCCTGGAACGGCTATCGCATGCGAAGCACGGCCGAACCGCTCGTCTATTTGCTGGAGTTTCACGATACGGATGCTTTCCTGCAGCAGCTGTGGACTTCGGAATCGGCCTGGGTAACGCTCTTGGCGCCCAAATGGCTGATCGACAAGCTCGAGCGCAAGTGCAGCGCCATTCTGAAGCAATTGACCCCAACGAACGAGAGGTGA
- a CDS encoding cysteine peptidase family C39 domain-containing protein, with protein sequence MSRVMLHQIQMKRQSKSYVDSLHAILTAAGLFAGPKYMLAGLSGMAFKFAVHRKLLSFSVSAYGQWGNEHDPAIENLGLFTIRDAGRTRHATYPYYQADAVKWVKQSLDAGVGVIYWIPEFGVICGYDDEDEVFYVQDGWNAEHGVVLYDNFGLNFTPFWYCQMFGERVEIDLAAMVLESLRLAIYDWETPHKTLPDTEIASGKLAFSFFRNGLANEAYDERGAVYILEDYVYTRGEIADYLHDVQDTLPGLEEAAARYAELRGVLSAVHDCWTTGPDGKRIDPERTEALCSILLQAEALEERAIAVFRSVSARFPDRKRSIIPRWGANSAR encoded by the coding sequence ATGTCCCGCGTCATGCTGCATCAGATTCAAATGAAACGCCAATCCAAGTCCTACGTGGACAGTCTCCATGCGATCCTTACGGCCGCCGGGCTGTTCGCGGGGCCCAAATACATGCTTGCCGGACTAAGCGGCATGGCGTTCAAGTTCGCCGTCCACCGGAAGCTGCTCTCCTTCTCGGTCTCGGCTTATGGCCAATGGGGGAACGAGCATGATCCCGCCATCGAGAACCTCGGGCTCTTCACGATCCGGGACGCAGGCCGCACGCGGCATGCCACGTATCCTTATTATCAAGCGGATGCCGTGAAGTGGGTCAAACAGTCGTTGGATGCCGGAGTCGGCGTCATTTACTGGATACCGGAGTTCGGCGTCATCTGCGGCTATGACGATGAAGACGAAGTGTTCTACGTGCAGGATGGCTGGAATGCGGAGCACGGCGTCGTGCTGTACGACAATTTCGGCTTGAATTTCACGCCCTTCTGGTACTGCCAGATGTTCGGGGAACGCGTCGAGATCGACCTGGCCGCCATGGTGCTGGAGTCGCTTCGACTGGCCATCTACGACTGGGAAACGCCTCATAAAACATTGCCCGACACAGAGATCGCTTCCGGCAAGCTGGCCTTCTCCTTCTTCAGGAACGGACTCGCGAACGAGGCGTATGACGAACGCGGAGCCGTCTATATCTTAGAAGATTACGTCTATACGCGAGGCGAAATCGCGGATTATCTGCACGACGTGCAGGATACGCTGCCAGGGCTTGAGGAAGCCGCCGCACGATACGCGGAGCTGCGCGGCGTTCTGTCCGCCGTCCACGATTGCTGGACGACCGGCCCTGACGGCAAGCGGATCGATCCCGAGCGGACCGAAGCGCTCTGCTCCATCCTGCTGCAGGCCGAAGCGCTGGAAGAACGCGCGATCGCGGTATTCCGCAGCGTATCCGCGCGGTTTCCGGATCGCAAACGATCGATCATTCCACGATGGGGCGCCAATTCGGCGCGCTGA
- a CDS encoding trans-sulfuration enzyme family protein has product MSSLDNNQQRTTTPMEERFTQVAHDPIDARHHGAIHVPVYQNSLFAFETYEAFEQAFQSLMHNHIYSRGNNPTVDYLEKKLAELEGAEEAKCFASGMGAISATIMSCVGAGDHIVCVDQAYGPTREFLSVYLSRFGVETTFVDGRFIENWQEAIRPNTKLFYLESPTTLFFELQDLQQCAALAKSIGARTVIDGTWATPIYQNPLALGVDLVVHSVTKYIGGHSDCVGGVVLGSRELVDRIGNNEYMLFGAIMTPQTAALVAKGLRTLPLRMQRHEESGMIIAEYVRSLPYVQQVNHPGMPHHPQRELAARQMSGSSSLFSFTTNVPLAKMKAWADNLQYFKIGVSWGGFESLVTVNAAGKQPEDGCIVRLYIGLESPQDLIADMNRAARELSLAAGS; this is encoded by the coding sequence ATGAGCAGCCTAGACAACAATCAGCAGCGGACCACAACGCCGATGGAGGAGCGCTTCACGCAAGTCGCTCACGATCCCATCGATGCGAGGCATCATGGCGCTATCCATGTACCGGTTTATCAGAACAGCCTGTTCGCATTCGAGACGTACGAGGCTTTCGAACAAGCGTTTCAATCGCTGATGCACAACCATATTTACTCGCGGGGCAATAACCCGACCGTCGATTATTTGGAGAAGAAGCTGGCCGAGCTGGAGGGAGCCGAAGAGGCAAAATGCTTCGCTTCCGGCATGGGCGCGATATCCGCAACCATTATGTCCTGCGTCGGGGCAGGCGATCACATTGTCTGCGTTGACCAGGCTTACGGGCCGACGAGGGAGTTTCTGTCCGTCTACCTGAGCCGCTTCGGCGTCGAGACGACGTTCGTCGATGGACGTTTTATCGAGAATTGGCAGGAAGCGATTCGTCCCAACACGAAGCTGTTCTATCTGGAAAGCCCGACCACGCTGTTCTTCGAACTGCAGGATCTGCAGCAATGCGCCGCGTTAGCGAAGAGCATCGGTGCGCGCACGGTCATCGACGGCACTTGGGCGACGCCGATCTATCAGAATCCGCTCGCATTGGGCGTCGATCTGGTCGTGCATTCCGTCACCAAGTATATCGGCGGCCACAGCGACTGCGTCGGCGGCGTCGTGCTCGGTTCGCGGGAATTGGTCGATCGTATCGGCAACAACGAGTACATGCTGTTCGGGGCGATCATGACGCCGCAGACCGCGGCGCTGGTTGCCAAGGGTTTACGCACGCTGCCCCTTCGCATGCAGCGGCACGAGGAGAGCGGGATGATCATCGCGGAGTATGTCCGTTCGCTGCCGTACGTACAGCAGGTCAATCATCCGGGCATGCCGCACCATCCGCAGCGCGAGCTGGCCGCGAGGCAAATGTCGGGCAGCAGCAGCTTGTTCTCCTTCACTACGAACGTGCCGCTCGCGAAGATGAAGGCATGGGCGGACAACCTGCAGTATTTCAAAATCGGCGTCAGCTGGGGCGGCTTCGAAAGTCTCGTTACCGTCAATGCGGCGGGCAAGCAGCCCGAGGATGGCTGCATCGTCAGGCTGTATATCGGGCTGGAGAGCCCGCAGGATCTGATCGCGGATATGAATCGGGCGGCGCGTGAACTGTCGCTGGCCGCGGGTTCGTAA
- a CDS encoding carbohydrate ABC transporter permease produces MKLRIGTALKVVFLALYLLVMVFPLYWIVITSLKPQKDIFSFPLRYWPEKFTMDNYINIFKISKFHIYIGNSLIVAIAAAFIVLVIAVLSAYVLARFKFRGHGQVMLAFFLTQMLPGFIALAPLYLMMSHMDMLNTRFSLVLMYTVGLIPFSTIMLRGFFQRIPSSLEEAAMIDGCSRWSALLRVIIPVMLPGIASTFIFAFVQNWNELFLAVMFIDNDSLKTLPVAMNSFILKFDVDWGAMSAGAVLSIIPTIFIFAVAQRFIVEGLTQGAEKG; encoded by the coding sequence ATGAAGCTGCGAATCGGAACTGCGCTTAAAGTCGTATTCCTGGCTCTCTACCTGCTCGTCATGGTGTTCCCGCTTTATTGGATCGTCATCACGTCGCTGAAGCCGCAGAAGGATATTTTCTCGTTCCCGCTGCGTTACTGGCCAGAGAAGTTCACCATGGATAACTACATTAATATTTTCAAAATCTCGAAATTCCATATCTATATCGGAAACAGCTTGATCGTTGCGATCGCCGCGGCGTTCATCGTGCTCGTCATCGCGGTTCTGAGCGCCTATGTATTGGCACGCTTCAAGTTCCGGGGTCACGGTCAAGTCATGCTGGCGTTCTTCTTGACTCAAATGCTGCCGGGGTTCATCGCGCTCGCGCCGCTGTACCTCATGATGAGCCACATGGACATGCTGAACACCCGGTTCTCGCTCGTGCTCATGTACACCGTCGGACTCATTCCGTTCTCGACGATCATGCTGCGCGGCTTCTTCCAGCGGATTCCGTCCAGCCTGGAGGAAGCGGCGATGATCGACGGCTGCTCGCGCTGGTCGGCGCTCTTGCGGGTTATTATTCCCGTTATGCTGCCGGGTATCGCCTCGACGTTTATTTTCGCTTTCGTGCAGAACTGGAACGAATTGTTCCTCGCGGTTATGTTTATCGATAACGACTCCCTGAAGACGCTGCCCGTCGCGATGAACTCCTTCATCTTGAAATTCGACGTGGATTGGGGCGCGATGTCGGCGGGAGCGGTATTGTCCATTATTCCAACGATCTTCATCTTCGCGGTCGCGCAGCGATTCATCGTAGAAGGGTTAACACAAGGAGCAGAAAAAGGATGA
- a CDS encoding carbohydrate ABC transporter permease, producing MKNQKIFILSGLLPALLLVLAFTYYPFLKGIIMAFQDYKLFDLRHIRFVGFDNFKDAFHDPKFFTALKNSGYWVFFSLIFQFLFGLALALLLKKPFRGRGIFQGFAFYSWALSGFLIGMIWKWMFNSQIGVINDLLLRIGIIHERIGFLSNPKWAMTSVIIANVWYGIAFFAIMLLAALQSVPSELYEAADMDGATGVRKLWNVTLPYILPTIIATTLLRAIWIFNDPTIIYGLTNGGPAGSTHILSSLMLDKIIYAGDYGAASAIGVIMIVLLLLYTIFFLTVTKAEKVGDF from the coding sequence ATGAAAAATCAAAAGATCTTTATCCTATCGGGGCTGCTCCCCGCCTTGTTGTTAGTGTTGGCCTTCACGTACTATCCCTTCCTGAAGGGGATCATCATGGCGTTCCAGGATTACAAGCTGTTCGATCTCCGTCATATCCGGTTTGTCGGCTTCGACAATTTCAAGGATGCGTTCCACGATCCGAAATTTTTCACGGCGCTGAAAAACAGCGGTTACTGGGTGTTCTTCTCGCTGATCTTCCAATTCCTGTTCGGCTTGGCTCTTGCGCTGCTGCTGAAAAAGCCTTTCAGAGGCAGGGGGATTTTCCAAGGCTTCGCGTTCTATTCCTGGGCGCTGTCGGGCTTCCTGATCGGGATGATCTGGAAGTGGATGTTCAATTCGCAAATCGGCGTCATTAACGATCTTCTGCTGCGCATCGGCATCATCCACGAGCGGATCGGGTTTCTCTCGAATCCGAAGTGGGCGATGACCTCCGTCATTATCGCCAACGTCTGGTACGGCATCGCGTTCTTCGCGATCATGCTGCTCGCGGCGTTGCAATCCGTGCCGTCGGAGCTGTACGAAGCAGCCGACATGGACGGGGCGACGGGTGTTCGCAAGCTGTGGAACGTCACGCTTCCTTATATTTTGCCTACGATTATCGCCACTACGCTTCTGCGGGCGATTTGGATTTTCAACGATCCGACCATTATCTACGGCTTGACCAACGGCGGTCCTGCCGGCAGCACGCATATTCTGTCCTCCTTGATGCTGGACAAAATCATTTACGCCGGCGACTACGGGGCTGCATCCGCGATCGGCGTTATCATGATCGTGCTGCTGCTGCTGTATACGATCTTCTTCCTGACCGTCACCAAGGCGGAGAAAGTGGGTGACTTCTGA
- a CDS encoding ABC transporter substrate-binding protein, producing the protein MTNRKKVSALLLCGALSAGLLAGCGSKNDSSNESADGGQVTLRMIESLTSPKRTTLIQASIDKFEAANPDIKVELISPPFDQADNKIRTMLGAKEDIDVLEVRDLTVSEFVNNGFIEPLNEYADKWSDYSTVSAISKSLGSVGDKLYFVPNGLYERQLFYRADWFKEQNLTPPKTWDELFETAKKLTDPSKNRYGFSFRGGAGANGTTDAMVLAFNGDNVNLEDSMFTKDGKTVFSTPEAKAAIELYQKLYKEASPPDSVNWGFQEQVQAFTSGVTGMLLQDPDVIQSLQEKMAEGTWATAPLQAGPTGKALLAAGGAGWGIAAESKHKEAAWKLISFLSSPAENTEFSKAYGLIPIHTSASEDEFFKTGPYKTLLDMTNAPDTFLNFKPPFEYPGTGQWGQVEMESGQALLLGQASLDDTLKKWDSYWADQKANLKK; encoded by the coding sequence ATGACTAATCGCAAGAAGGTTTCTGCTTTATTGCTTTGCGGTGCGTTGTCTGCGGGATTGCTGGCAGGCTGCGGCAGTAAGAATGACTCATCGAATGAAAGCGCTGACGGCGGTCAAGTGACGCTGCGCATGATCGAAAGCTTAACGAGTCCGAAACGGACGACACTGATTCAAGCTTCCATTGATAAATTCGAAGCGGCTAATCCTGACATTAAGGTGGAGCTCATTTCTCCTCCATTCGACCAAGCAGACAACAAAATCAGAACGATGCTCGGAGCCAAAGAAGACATAGACGTGCTCGAGGTTCGCGATTTGACGGTCTCCGAGTTTGTGAATAACGGCTTTATCGAGCCGCTTAACGAATATGCCGACAAGTGGTCGGATTATTCCACGGTCAGCGCGATTTCGAAATCGCTCGGCTCCGTGGGAGACAAGCTGTACTTCGTACCGAACGGCTTGTACGAGCGCCAACTGTTCTACCGCGCGGACTGGTTCAAGGAGCAAAACTTGACGCCGCCGAAAACATGGGACGAACTGTTCGAAACGGCGAAGAAGCTGACGGATCCGTCCAAGAACCGTTACGGCTTCTCGTTCCGCGGCGGTGCCGGCGCGAACGGCACGACGGACGCGATGGTGCTCGCTTTCAACGGCGACAACGTCAACCTGGAAGATTCCATGTTCACCAAAGACGGCAAGACGGTCTTCTCGACGCCGGAAGCGAAAGCCGCGATCGAGCTGTACCAGAAGCTGTACAAAGAAGCATCGCCGCCGGACTCCGTCAACTGGGGCTTCCAAGAGCAGGTGCAGGCGTTCACTTCCGGCGTAACGGGCATGCTGCTGCAAGATCCGGACGTCATTCAATCGCTGCAGGAGAAAATGGCCGAAGGCACTTGGGCAACGGCGCCGCTGCAAGCCGGACCGACCGGCAAAGCGCTGCTCGCCGCAGGCGGAGCAGGCTGGGGCATCGCGGCCGAATCCAAGCATAAAGAAGCCGCTTGGAAGCTGATCTCGTTCCTGTCCAGCCCTGCAGAGAACACGGAGTTCTCGAAAGCATACGGACTCATTCCGATCCATACGTCCGCTTCGGAGGACGAGTTCTTCAAAACCGGCCCTTACAAAACGCTGCTCGACATGACGAACGCGCCGGATACGTTCTTGAACTTCAAGCCGCCGTTCGAATATCCGGGTACGGGCCAATGGGGTCAAGTCGAGATGGAATCCGGCCAAGCCCTGCTGCTCGGCCAAGCTTCCTTGGACGATACGCTTAAGAAATGGGACAGCTACTGGGCAGACCAGAAGGCCAACCTGAAGAAATAG
- a CDS encoding FadR/GntR family transcriptional regulator, translating into MPKIQKILVHEQVSQEIQNYIQEKELSEGDKLPSVEEMTQMFGVGRSSLREALRYLEAMDIIQVENGKGIFVRDVNTFRFMGKVKVEQERAFLLHTLEVRRALEGQAVRLASKRINDKQIAEVEACLAEYRERKEAGKDTSQIDLAFHRYIIKAAGNPVLETVLDSFSGLYEKFFNDPLGDKQLFDETYPMHITMFDAIRIHDTENAMEEFYKMMDCLEAKIKSV; encoded by the coding sequence ATGCCAAAAATTCAAAAGATTCTCGTGCATGAGCAGGTGTCGCAAGAAATACAAAATTATATTCAAGAGAAAGAGCTGTCGGAAGGCGACAAGCTTCCCTCCGTTGAGGAAATGACGCAAATGTTCGGCGTCGGCCGCTCGTCCCTGCGCGAAGCGCTGCGGTATCTCGAAGCGATGGATATCATCCAAGTGGAGAACGGCAAGGGCATCTTCGTCCGCGACGTGAACACCTTCCGTTTCATGGGCAAAGTCAAGGTCGAGCAGGAGCGGGCTTTCTTGCTGCATACGCTCGAGGTCCGGCGAGCGCTTGAAGGACAAGCCGTCCGGCTGGCGTCCAAGCGGATCAACGACAAGCAGATCGCGGAAGTCGAGGCATGCCTGGCGGAATACCGCGAGCGGAAAGAAGCGGGCAAAGATACGTCGCAGATCGATTTGGCCTTTCATCGTTATATCATCAAGGCGGCGGGCAATCCCGTGCTGGAGACGGTATTGGATTCTTTCTCCGGGCTTTACGAGAAGTTCTTTAACGATCCGCTGGGGGATAAACAATTGTTTGACGAGACCTATCCGATGCATATTACGATGTTCGACGCGATTCGGATTCATGATACGGAGAACGCGATGGAAGAGTTTTACAAGATGATGGACTGTCTGGAAGCGAAGATCAAGAGCGTTTAA
- the infC gene encoding translation initiation factor IF-3 gives MMIMDEQIKASEVWLTGLDGEDLGIVSREEALRMAREHKVSLVCTSLMSSPPPCRLISRSAAKQDMNAQKREEKRKEQPQKTKEIRLTPHIEEHDYDTKLRQIAKMLESGSAVELTVRVQGKGKESQQAKALLERLLADLKGKGTKETGIQVSGKGAAVKVLPIE, from the coding sequence ATCATGATAATGGATGAACAAATCAAAGCGTCAGAGGTTTGGCTGACAGGGCTCGACGGCGAGGATTTAGGCATCGTGTCCAGGGAAGAGGCTTTGCGGATGGCGAGAGAACATAAGGTCTCGTTAGTGTGCACGTCGCTCATGAGCAGTCCCCCGCCGTGCCGGCTGATCAGCCGAAGCGCGGCGAAGCAGGATATGAACGCGCAGAAGCGGGAGGAGAAGCGCAAGGAGCAGCCGCAGAAGACCAAAGAAATCCGGCTGACCCCGCATATCGAGGAGCATGATTACGATACGAAGCTGCGTCAGATCGCGAAAATGCTGGAATCCGGCAGCGCCGTCGAGTTAACGGTGCGCGTGCAAGGCAAGGGGAAGGAAAGCCAGCAGGCGAAGGCGCTCCTGGAGCGGCTGCTTGCGGATCTCAAGGGCAAGGGGACGAAGGAAACGGGGATTCAAGTCAGCGGGAAGGGTGCCGCCGTCAAGGTGCTTCCGATCGAATAG